The genome window gaaatctattTCTGTTTTATCTCAAGATATAGGCATGTTTATGTCAACCCTTTCTTTTATTCCAAAATGGATTTGGATTTCCTAATTGATTACTTGCCATTATATTTTCCTATATAAATGCAGCTGATCTCTCCTTATCAAGCAAAAAACCCGTAgcatcatattaaaaaacaatcttcttTCTAAGCTAACTTGCCACACTTCTTTCTCATTGATCAAGATCATAACCCTATTCTTGTGTTGCACAATGCAAAATGAATGCAAAGTTTTTGAAGTTGCTGAAGATGAGAATATATTCAAAGATCATTCAAAGCATTACCACTTTTACAGTGATCAACTCTGAATCTATAAGGTCACCAGCTCAAGAACCCCAGCAGATCATCCATAATCAGGACATGTGGCTTGAGGCTGCAACGGTTTCAATGGACGGAGGTCGATCTACTGAAGATACTTTCGATAATATTCAGAAAATAGAGATTGGGACATTGGCAATCAATCGACGTGGGGTCTTAACTGTCATAATCTCAAGAAACGCAGTAGATTACTGAAGATCAGGAGATATGGCTTGAGGCGGCTGCCGTTGCAATGGAAGATGATGGAGGATTCTCTACTGAAGATTCTTTtgagaaagaaatataattcGACAACATTGAACCTGTGATGCAAGTGGAGCCAAACCAAGCTTACTTCATTCAAGAACCAATGATTACTCAAAATCAGGAGACGGAGCTTGAGGCAGCCATTGTTCAAATAGAGAATGGAGTTCAAGCTACTGAAGATATTTTATATGATGAGACAGTAATTGTCAACATTGAACCTGCCTTGCAAGTGGAGCCTGATCATCAGCAATTAAACTTCATTCAAGAATCAATGATTTGCGAAAATCAACAGATGGTGCTTGCAAGATTCAGTGATGATCACGTGATAGGAATTATTTCAGGTGAGGATGATGAGTTGGCGAATTATCAATCAGAATATGTCTTCTATGGATATGATATGAGCCAGGTTTTTCAGATTCTCAGTGAGGATCCGATCATCAGCTTTGAATCACTGACGACTCACACAATACTATCGAAAATCAGGAGATGGGGCTTggagtttaaatttaaatttgccAATCGCCCGCTGTTGTACAGGTGATTAGCAATCAATGATCCATGAttacaaattataattacaagccttcacgaaaataaattaatacattaatttattatcatacAAACGAATGAATAAACTACATGAAGCAGTGAAGACCGAGTAAAAGCATACATTATCTTGTTTAGGTCTCGACAGCATCCATTTGTGATCGACAATTTTCAGTTTGCCTAATAAATTCTCTCAGCTGTCGATACTGGGCGCAGGAAGACAACAATGACCGTAATGTTGTCTTTGCTGCCTCGTTCTGCAGCTTCTGTTGCCAATCTCTTGGAGCACATACCAGGTTCTTTGACGGTGTCTTTGATTATGCTTATGACATCTGCACTACTCATGACATCCCAAAGCCCATCGCTGCCCATCACCTAGAAATTGAAAACATTGCTTTCATTTACATCCAATGGAACATCAGAAAATGTGTTCATTTGTAATCATTTTAGCACTGCTAACATTTACCAACAGATCATTGCGTATGCCATTCTTTTTTAATCGccattcttttttaatcaaattcttttttaatcgccattcttttttaatcaaactcaTTCCGAACAATACAACGACAAAAGCATATAAAAGGCGTCAATAAACAATGGGAAGCGGTTATAACAAGGCAGCATATCCATTTTCCAGCACTGACTTTTGCTTTTAGAACCACATTGTTCCCCTCTAGAAAGAAAGCTGAAGCAATAAGGAACTCAGTGCACATGAAACTGCTTGCCATAACAAGAACTAGTCAAAGCAGTGGTCCTTACCAGGAATTCATCTTCCGCTGACAGTACAGTTTCGGTTATCTCAGGTTCTGCAGTTACAGCAGGCTTCAGATCATCATCACCGATGGATCGAGTGACctgttaaaagaaattaattaattgaactCTTTAACAGGAGAGATGGTGGTGGAGGAAGAATGGCTATAAACATTTCCCAGTCACAGTTTGTAAAACTTCCCCAGTTAACAAAGATAAAACATAGTAGGAGAGCAAAGGATTCACAAAACCGTGATTAATTTTTTCTCGGATTTAAAACCTAAAATAGATCCGAAgcctaaatatattttgagaagATCCAATTATAAATGTCAGTCTGAAGGCCAATATTTGAAATCAGAAGCAATTACTGGGCATGGGTCCAATCGAAGTGTTCACCTGATATGCATCAGATATATAAATGGGTAACctactataatattttttatagcatCTCCAGGGATACATTGACACATGCAATCAAGATCTGTTTCAGATGCATTTGGGTTTAAAATGTTTCTTCCAGTAAAATATTGGATTTAAATCATACATATATGCTGATATATAATGGgaatatttttccaattaaatGACTTCTCTAAATTCTAGTTTGTAAGTGGATCCAAGGTTCATCACTCAGCCTTCAATTAAACATTCAGCTATCTGGAAATGAATCATATAAATAAAGGACTTGTTGAGAAACAAACACTACTTGCCTGGAGTGCAGCATGTCCAACCCTCCAAGTATCAATTTGCCATTTTACTTGTCCCCCAGCACTAAGCACACGCTCCCTCTCCTCAATATAGCTTGCGACATGATCCTGATTTTTCAAAGTCTAACCagtttcagaaaaataaaaactcacaaCAAGCCACGGAACTGAAAAACATTTTGTGTAAATGAATGCAGCTGACCTTACTTAGAGGAAAGGCCTTGCCAGCCCGACATAAAATTGTCTTGCAATCACCAGCATTTGCAACAAAAAGCTTGTTTGTAACTATTAAAGCAACAATGGCAGTGCAGCCAGGATGCCAGTCTTTCTGAACAACTCTCCTAGATTTACGATGAGTATCCAGTTCATTTCTGAATGCAGCATCTGTACTAACAAATGCTTCAACTAATGCATTTCTGGGGCTGCATTCATGTAAAGGGTTTAATTACTTTAAGAACGGGCCTATTgtagtttaaaatgtttttgaaaggaGAAACCATCCAAAATTTGCTACCTGCTGGCAGAACCAGTACTTTGCAGAAATCCAGGTAATGCTCGAGCTGAAAACTCAGCAGCTGCTGCACCTGAAGATAAACCGGTAAACATGTATTACtaattcaaacaagaaaaaataaattgaaaaaataaaaataaaacaaaatgaatttttgaatgtTCTCCTAAACAAcgaaagtgatttttttttcttaaaaaaaaaaacctgaactTAAGAGATAAAACAGATACCCCCCTGAAATTAAGAGAGTATTTCATTGtactttcaaaaaaagaaaacaaaaattgaagtgCTACGAATTAATGTAGCGGGCTTAGACTGAGGAAGAATGATTTTAACCTACTAATATCTTAGAAATGTGGTGATTAATTGTCTACTATGCTCTAAAGGtaatttgaatttattcttCCTCAAATTCACGGCCATGGTATGATTTCTATTGAAAGCGAGCATACCTCTATGACCATCAAAGATACCAAAAGCATGGATATCCTTTTCGTTGCACATATGGGGCATAAGGAAGTGGGTATCTTCCATAGTCTCCCTTTTACCGCATGTGGCAAAGGATCCCCAGGAAAGTATTGGACGATAAGCCAAACCAACATTTGAACAATCAAGCCAAATTCTTAAACTGGAATCTACTGCAGGAGGAGCCTTTGATAGAATTTCTCCCTGAGTGGACCAGTTAATAATCTCCTGGTACGTTGTAAGATTCTTGGCACTATCTGCTGGCTGATCTCCATGTGAAATAGAATATTTGTCAAGGGAAAAATCTTTTCCAATTGATTTCTTTCTACTCTCCAAGATTGGATCAAGTTCCAATAGTATATCAGTAAAAGAAGGTCTATTTTGAGGATTGTCATCCCAACATCTCTGTATTAATGAAAGTATGCTTGCTGAAGCACCCGAACCCAGACCAGCAAGAGCAGGTCGTAATTTACCAGACACCACAGATGCTGTAAGTTGCTGTTCAGTATAGTTCATCTCCAGTACAGTGTGGGCCTGCCAGCATTTAtggaaccaaaaccaaaaaatctaattattcaTGTTAAGTGGAAAGCAGAACATGCCAGACATAGTTTTGAGTGTCCAAGAGAATGTAATAAACAGAACTTTGCGTTCCCAAGTTCTACAAGCTGGCTCAGCctaatcacataaataaaacagTTATGATCAGCTCCACGTGTGTTTTAGATATGACTGTATGTGCATACTTTATCAAACAATGTAAATAAATCAACGGAACAAAAGAGTGACATTTAGTATGTGCATGTTTTAATAAACAGTTTAAGAACTTTTTTCCAGCTAACACATACATTTAGATGTTAGGAAGTTATTCTGGTTATCAATTGTTCCTATTACATAGCAAAAAACATGGTTTGCATCAGAACACAAGAGAAACTCAATACAGACAGCTATAGTTcaggaaatacaaaaaaaaattgaaaatgaaagatgatataaataacaaaccaaacaaaagaaagactGACCTGAGCTTCTGCACGGAGATCAGTATATGGGACGACACCAGTAAGAAGCTCACTGCAAAAGAATAGAAATGAGTTTTCTTTTCCATAGGGGAGAAAAccatatgaatatttttaatatgcgacttaaagagaataaaaacaTGCCTGGgtatatgagaaaaaacaagGAATATAAACCTTACTTGATGAACAGGTAAGGACTTTAGTCTAAGCATGTAAAGCAGCATAACTAAGCAAGCTCCACCTAAACTGATATATCTAGCTCTTAACACTCTCAACTAGCAAAGCCTATCTCAttataagacttttttttttctcattctacTGTTTGGGCcaaattttcttcatgaatcaTTCCATAACTATTCAGGGgtaaaattaattgcaaaacaTATTGTATCACTTCTTGTCGCAACGACAGGTACATAGCTGATTAAGAAACTACATCGACAAGTTACCATGTGTCAATATAGAGACCACAAGAGGATTTGTCTTTCCATTGCTCGGCCaaggttaaaaattatttaattgaatcaTATTCAATGGCCTGAGTATTTAAGAAACTGTGTAGGCTTCCAAAAACTTCTCATTTGAACTAACCAATTACAATTTAACTGCTCAAGTAAAAACATGCAAATAAATTCTTCTCCTGGTTAAATATAACAGAAGCTTTGCAAGTTAGAAACATTCTGAAAGTCTTACTTGATGGATATTCCGAAACTATAGACATCTGATTTTTCAGTATGTATCTCCTTCCTCAATATTTCTGGAGCCATATAAATGAGTGTGCCAACCATGTTCTTTTTATGGAAACCACCAGTTGGCTTTCCGGATGATCTCCAGTTCTCAAGAGAAACTCCCTTAAGATTTTTCTGGTATTCTGCCAAACCAAAATCTGCTAAGTGTGGACAAAGGTTTTCATCAAGCTgcatcatattgaaaaaaatctcaaaattgtGTTTCAACAATTTCCAATACCAAAAAGCAAACCATGGATTGACTAGAAGCTTATGGAAGATAATTACAAGAATATTTGCTGGTTTCACATCCCTATGTACAATCTCGTGGTTATGCAGATATTGCAAAGCCTTTgctggaagaagaaaacagtgaaaatgaaaaacaacgTAACATTACACTACAATGTCCTTACAAAAAAATCTTCTAATTtaccaaatcaataaaaatatacaatttaGTGAGAAAATTCAGTTGCATCCAACACTACCACAGAACATGacttcaaaaattttaatcttgaagaaaaaaataaaacagataaACTTTTCAAGTGAAAACAAGCCATACCCAGCTGGACTGTGATCATGAGCACCTGATCCATATTTGGACTCCATTCTTCCACATGTAATTTCTCAGAAAGATTACCAGATTCATAGAATTCAAAAAAGAACATATAATTTGGAGGCTTTGCATGAGCTGCAACCAGCTTGGCAATTCCAGGATGATCTAGCTTGCTTCATTATTCCACAAAAACCAATaggaagataaaataaaaataaaaaaatagaataaacatAACCCAATATGTTAATGCAACAAAATCCCTTCTTTTGTTTCCAACTACAAATTGCAATGGGATTTGAGTTTCAATAGAACccattaaaatctaaaattattgcAAACCACATATCCccattaacaaaaacaagttaAAGGGATAGATACCATAGGAGTTGAAGCTCCTTATGGAACTTATCAATGTCCTCAGAAGTAGACAAGATTGGTTTTTTAACAGCAACTTTTCTCCCATCCAAAACAGCTCCATAAACCACACTCTCAGCCCctacacacacaaaaagaaaacatcaatcaccgaaagaaagaaaacccacattcaaaaacttaaaaagactCGAACTGTcagagaatttgaagagttttttacATACCTTTGGCAATTGGAGAGAGGAGGGTGTAGGAAGAAGGAGGGAGGTGAAGTGGGATTGAATTGCTAGTACAGCATCCTCTTATGCAGGAATTTGGCTCCACAATTTCTAGCCCCATTacgttatatttattttcttgctccctttctcttctcgcTATACAGCTTTTGAAGAGAGGAACAACCGATAAAAGTAGGGAtctgtggattttttttagacacaAGTGAAGTGAGTACTCCACCACACCAGTTAgcggttaatgttttttttccccctcaATCTGTTCTTCGGAGGAAATTTCCTTTCCTGGCCGTTTTCCGTTTGTATGtcctcaagtaaaaaaaaaaaaaatcattgacataaATATAACATGAGGCATATGTCTCTTCTCCTTATCACCTAAATTATTTCTCAAGTGACACTCAAAAATTTAGTTTCCTTAATTTAGCTCATCAAATTTTTGCAATTCAAACATAATGAATTAAGGGATATTTCTTCTTTGGCTACTGTAGTGGAAATCATAAATCAGGCATTTGAAGTAAAAATTCCATAAACCATTTAATTCTAACTTGAATGCACAAAAGTTGATATATAAACAACACctatcaaaaaaaattcttcaaatctttttttgtcTCCAAATTTTTACCAcatttattaaacttgatctaGAATCAACTTAAGAGACTTGTTCCAAGATGGTTTGAGgtgtaaaaatatcaatttgaggTTGATTTAGTCGGaggatgtttgaaaatatagtagatattatttttaaagtgtttttttcttgaaaatatatcaaaataatattttttttattttttaaaatttatttttgacacctaaacatcaaaataattcaaagatacaaaaaaatattaatttgaagcaaaaaaaatttaaattttaacaaaaaacaggTTCAATCTCAGTTTGAAACGAATACTAAGACCACCCACGACGCGATCGACTTtgttaaaactcaatttaattttcttaaaaagttataaaataatgtcattgttaattttttaaaaataaaatgacatcgTTAGATGGATGGGATTGGATTTAATCACTATGATTTTCATATGATATCCTTCTTTGAGCAGAGTTAAAATTTGAATCCTTTGCTTAGACTCTAAGCCCATATTTGGGTGGTTGCATTCATCTTGGATTATTTCCGAGGTCTTCGCTTTTGGGCTTAGCCCTTTGTGATTTTAAGTTCAACCCAACCCTTAAGATCGAAGGAGGTGACCAACTACCTTTCAAAATCAACCACCACAAGTTAACTAAATATCTGCGAAAATTTATTCCTTAACAGGGAAGAAACAGACACAGAGAACCGAATAGATCTCTTTCTGTTTGAAAAACACGACGAAGACGATGAAGAATAAATCCTCTTTAATAATCTTGAGTGTCTTGGTTTTGCTCTGTGGGTGTTATACTGAACTGGGTCTTTGCGGACAGGACAACTTCTTGAAGATGAAGCTTGGTGGTGTTCATGACTGTAAAGGTTCTCAAAATAGTGCAGAGATTGATAGCCTCGCTCGTTTTGCTGTCCAGGAACATAACAagaaagaggttttttttcttgatcttttatcttttctttgttgcaATTCTTTgaattcttaattttcttgttttctttttcttcttttttgttgtcaaaTATGATGATGATTTGAGAGGGGT of Populus trichocarpa isolate Nisqually-1 chromosome 16, P.trichocarpa_v4.1, whole genome shotgun sequence contains these proteins:
- the LOC7458906 gene encoding protein kinase and PP2C-like domain-containing protein; translation: MGLEIVEPNSCIRGCCTSNSIPLHLPPSSYTLLSPIAKGAESVVYGAVLDGRKVAVKKPILSTSEDIDKFHKELQLLCKLDHPGIAKLVAAHAKPPNYMFFFEFYESGNLSEKLHVEEWSPNMDQVLMITVQLAKALQYLHNHEIVHRDVKPANILLDENLCPHLADFGLAEYQKNLKGVSLENWRSSGKPTGGFHKKNMVGTLIYMAPEILRKEIHTEKSDVYSFGISINELLTGVVPYTDLRAEAQAHTVLEMNYTEQQLTASVVSGKLRPALAGLGSGASASILSLIQRCWDDNPQNRPSFTDILLELDPILESRKKSIGKDFSLDKYSISHGDQPADSAKNLTTYQEIINWSTQGEILSKAPPAVDSSLRIWLDCSNVGLAYRPILSWGSFATCGKRETMEDTHFLMPHMCNEKDIHAFGIFDGHRGAAAAEFSARALPGFLQSTGSASSPRNALVEAFVSTDAAFRNELDTHRKSRRVVQKDWHPGCTAIVALIVTNKLFVANAGDCKTILCRAGKAFPLSKDHVASYIEERERVLSAGGQVKWQIDTWRVGHAALQVTRSIGDDDLKPAVTAEPEITETVLSAEDEFLVMGSDGLWDVMSSADVISIIKDTVKEPGMCSKRLATEAAERGSKDNITVIVVFLRPVSTAERIY